One Coregonus clupeaformis isolate EN_2021a chromosome 33, ASM2061545v1, whole genome shotgun sequence DNA window includes the following coding sequences:
- the LOC123482441 gene encoding transmembrane protein 121-like codes for MVLPPPDKRHVCLTTIVIMTSMAFMDAYLVEQNQGPRKIGVCIIVLVGDICFLIVLRYVAVWVGAEVRTARRGYAMILWFLYIFVLEIKLYFVFQNCKADRKSLETVARKALTLLLSVCVPGLYLVLVALDSMEYVRTFRKKEDMRGRLFWVALDLLDLLDIQANLWEPQRTGLPIWAEGLMFFYCYVLLLTLPCVSLSEISTQGEHVSPQKMMLYPVLSLITINVVTILIRGVNMVLFQDSRVSTIFVGKNVVAIATKASTFLEYRRQVKEFPHPQNAMALELQQNSVGHRHMPHTSHSQPLANSTNQPHEPSPACDIDT; via the coding sequence ATGGTGTTGCCGCCCCCGGACAAACGCCACGTGTGCCTGACCACCATCGTCATCATGACCAGCATGGCCTTCATGGACGCCTACCTGGTGGAGCAGAACCAGGGGCCCAGGAAGATCGGCGTGTGCATCATTGTGCTGGTCGGGGACATCTGCTTCCTCATCGTGCTGCGCTACGTGGCCGTGTGGGTGGGCGCCGAGGTGCGCACGGCCCGCCGCGGCTACGCCATGATCCTCTGGTTCCTCTACATCTTTGTGCTGGAGATCAAGCTCTACTTCGTCTTCCAGAACTGCAAGGCCGATAGGAAGTCCCTGGAGACGGTGGCCCGGAAAGCCTTGACTCTGCTGCTGTCTGTGTGCGTCCCGGGGCTGTACTTGGTTCTGGTGGCTCTGGACAGCATGGAGTATGTGAGGACCTTCAGGAAGAAGGAGGACATGCGGGGGAGGCTCTTCTGGGTGGCTCTAGATCTTCTGGATCTTCTGGACATTCAGGCCAACCTGTGGGAGCCTCAGCGGACCGGCCTGCCCATCTGGGCCGAGGGACTGATGTTCTTCTACTGCTACGtcctcctcctcaccctgccCTGCGTCTCCCTCAGCGAGATCTCCACGCAAGGGGAGCACGTATCACCCCAGAAAATGATGCTTTACCCTGTCCTCAGCCTGATCACCATCAACGTGGTCACCATCTTGATCCGCGGGGTCAACATGGTGCTGTTCCAGGACAGTAGAGTCTCCACTATCTTCGTCGGCAAGAACGTGGTGGCGATCGCCACGAAGGCGTCCACCTTCCTGGAGTACCGGCGTCAGGTGAAGGAGTTCCCTCACCCGCAGAACGCCATGGCGTTGGAGCTGCAGCAGAACTCTGTGGGCCACAGACATATGCCCCACACGTCGCACTCGCAGCCCCTGGCCAACTCCACCAACCAGCCCCACGAACCCTCGCCAGCGTGTGACATCGACACATGA